The genomic interval GAGCAGATATTAGGATCCGAGAATTAAAGCACCAGCTTTATAATGCTGTACACTGTTGCTTTTTAAGGTTATTAAACATGAtcaacattttgacattaaaacattataaTACTATTTAATCCTTTATCACATTTGTGATAAAGGATTAAAACTTGGTTTAGTAATAACTGGAAGCCTATTTTAACCAGGATAAGGAAAATACAGATACATTCATAGGAAAGACAAAACAGGAATCCTTAAGCTAAGTAAAAATAGTAAGAAAAGatttaataaacacagattCACCAATTATCAAAATCAACGAATTAACCGATTATcaaaattattaaaaagtaTCTTGAAAGTTTGAGATTCCAACTCACATTTTGAGATGGTAGGTCAAATGTTAAAGTAGTAAGATAGTTGATTTTGACTTATTATCTTGTAAAGCTGACTTGTTCAATATCATTTATGAATTGCGTCACCATTTCAACTTCATTTCAACTTCTTAAAATTATCATTTAATATCCctttcatgttttatatataaCCCTGGTGCCATAATTGAGCTTCCATACCGCAAAGCAGGTTTTCTTGTTTAGAAGATAATGCTTGTTCTGCAGACAGTCCTAGTCCTGCAAAAGAAACTTGATAGCTAAACAGAAGCTCAGTGCAAAAGGTTGCTCAGGGTAattcaaaaaaggaaaagaagtgaATTCAGTAGTTGATGAAAGTGTGCATCTGTGCTGATTCATGTTTTAGGGTTCAGTGGAAGACTGATAAAGTCCCATCACCCCATGCTTCTGTTCATACAACCCCAGTGATCCCGAATACATAGTGTGATATTGCAGCAGTTACCCTTCTCTGCATCTTGTGCATCAGGAACATGGGACACTTCtggcaaaacaaacagcttGGGTCTTCATAATGTTAAGAAAATCATATGGGAGAATGACAGACAAGCTACTCTATAATGTAGGTGAACTGTGGGGGAGGCAGCTTACCTGGAATGGTTCCAAGGCTGGAGTTATCAAAGAACTGCTTGGGACAGGTTCTGGACAGCAGCTCTGAGCTCCCGCCCACATCAAAAAATCTGCTTTTGGGGGAATCGAGCAGAGAGACCTTTGGAGAACCCAGCAGCTTCCTGGGAGAATCCAGGATCTTCTTAGGTGAACTAAGGAAGTTGGAGCAGTCTGAGGTCATTGGAAGGCCCCTCTTAATGGGAGTGCAGGGTGATGAAGGCCTGTCCACTTCAGCTTTGCTCTTTGCCTTCATCTTGATGGCTCTACTCTTCCACTTGTTGATCTCTGCCTGCTGGGTAGACACCAAACTGTAGAGACAGGGACAGATGTCAGAGCAGGAATAAAAGATGCAGTGAATCACATAAACTATCCCAGTAGCTCTACCTTCAGACTGGTTAATCTTACCCTTCCAGCTCagttattttcagctgcagctgtctgacTTCCTCCTCCAGTTTGGTCTTCTCCAGCAGAATGCTGCTCTTGATCACCAAACCTCTGGGATTGGTGAGTTTAGCATGAAGGTCCTCCCCCTGCAGGACTGAATTCAACATAACTACATTAGTGTTATTCGCAATTTGACCAGTCTTACTCTTTAAATAGTTAACAAATTCACTTTAAAGCTACATCAATCAACTTTTAGGGGCAGAGTTAGCAGCTTCATTACTTACTTTAGCTGCAATTaagtataaatacattttcatgcaatttaaaaaacaacatacagagACACTGCTGACTTACACGACTCCTCTCCTTGCTGTTGTGATCTCCTCAAGGTCTCCCTCAGCTTCCTCAATGAATCTTCCTTTTCATTCAACACTGTGGTCATCCTCTGGATACTGAGCAGAGCAAAACTCTGGTCAGAACAGTCAGTCATGgcacaaataacaaataaacccctttgtgttttttccttggACAAAGTGGACAGCTGAGAAGGCTTATGACCTTGATCTGTCAGAGGTACAAAATACTACTAAAATGTTCTGGACTGTCAACAGGATTCTTGACAGACATAACATAATGAAACCTCTTTTGCAAtctgacacatttaaaaaaacagtgaaagaaaacCTGACATTACAGCAACCCATTAGGTACAGCCAACTAATAAGgcaaaacaagaataaaacaaaggGTTAAAATGAATCATAAGGGCTCTTACTCTTGTTGGTGTTTATCAGTTGCTGACCTCAGCTCCACCTCCATTTTGAAGAGTTTAGTCTGAAGTTTTTCAAGCTCTGCAGCACTCGGTGATGCATTTTTCTGATATGGAAAAGGacaaatattacaatataaGCTGCTCAATGTAAGTTCAATGATTAACATTTAAActgctaaaacaaaacaaaacaaaaaaaaagaatgacacACAATACATTAGGTCAGAGTATAATGTAAAAGTCATCAAACCTCTTCAACCAAACTACAGGCTGGTACTAAGTCCTTTATGATGGGCCTGAAAATGAGATCTTTAGACAAACCTCAGACTCTCGCAGTTTGCTCCTGAGGGTTTGGATTGTTGTATCTTTCTCCTCAATTTGTGCACGGctgtcctgcagctctgtctgcagGAGCTGAGTGGCTTGTTTATGGTTGGACACCCTGTTATTGGCTTTTATTTGTGCCTCCTTGAGCTGCTCATTTTGTTCAAACAGTGcctggaaaatggaaaaatatagaCAATTAACAGACAGGTTTCCCAGTCATGCCATTTTGAGATGAGACACTGGAAGCAACAGTATTGGCCCACCACaaactgtgagagaaaacactTATTTTCAAAGGTGGGATGTACAGAAAACTAACAAGTAAGATAAGTCAGAGGTTTCTCATCTCCTAGAGATGTAGGTATTTAATCCAAACTGCTTACAACCTGAGATTTGAATACAGTGGTGCCTGGTACTAATTGATGACACCAATcataagaaaataaagcagacatactttgactttttcttcagtttgcTGGAGTTGCAGAACAAGTTGCTGGTTGTCCTTCAGCAGGGAGAGCTCTGTTTTCAGAGGAGCTCCCTCCAGCCCCTGCAGCAGAGTAGAACTTttgcttttctcctctctgagctgAGAATCAGCGTGAGccttcagcagcttcagttcTTCAAACAGGCCACTCTGTTCAACAATGATGCCAGGCAGGAGGAACGTTGAAGATATGGAATtagaaagaaaagcaacagcatTATATATTATGGAAAACTGTGACAATTTGTTAATCACATTTAAACCAGTGGAAATGTTACTAGCGTTATGAATTAGgatcatgatttatttttaaaataaaaaattaccACCCATGTTAAACAGTAGTGTGCACAGTCAGCAATATATTCAACAATAAGAGGTAAGTATTTCAGTTTCCAATGCCACTGTCCTTTAATTGCAGTATATTATACTGTTACAGATGTACCTGTGTTAATTTTGTATTTGACTGGAAACCATCTACAGATAACGTTAATTGTTTCATGGGGAAAGAAACACAACCATAGTGATAAAGTACACAGTGACAGACTATCATTGGCTgtatgtcagatttttttccatttatatgCAGTGGTCCAAGACtcttgcaaaaataaaaattgcaCAAAAATTCCTCAAAAGCTATTCATTTGAACTGCTTTGCATAAAATTTCTACAGTATTGTAGACATCCTGTTATCTGAGCgacaaaccaaaaacagaacCTCCATTCTAAGAAATGATTAGAAAAGTGAATGTTAAACACCTACCTGCAGAGTCACCTTCCTGCTGTTCACTGCAGATCTGCGGTCCAGCTCACATTTCAGGATGCTGTCGAGTCTGCTGAAGTTGATTGGCTGGGTGGTGAGCACGGCCTGTAGCTGCTCCTTGAACTTCTCCCGCTCTCTGATCTCAGCTGACAGCTCACTGGGATATGAAGCCATGTTGGCCCAGAGCTTCTCCAAAATACTGGCCATTTTCTACAATGCCAGCAGAGTCAGCATAAAGTTTCAGTACAGCAATGTTGGAGAGATGGATATATACTGAGAAATGACATACAATCACTTATAATGTAGAAGTCACAGGTTTGACAAACAGGACCTTTATGAGGTTTGTGTCATCAAATCTTCCTCCTGGCTCAGTCTATACTTACTTATTTAACTTAATTATATGACAACCTTTGAGACACATTCTCACCTGCTGATAGAGCTGCCTCTTGTCCAGCAgctcagtcagtctgtgttcCCACAGTGTGTGGAAGTCCTCATATTTGACAGAGTAGCTGGGTGCCTGCGCTCTACACAGCAGTACAtcctgcagcctcctctcctcaaAGACAGTCAAATCTTTCTTCACCAACTCCTCAAACAGATTCCTGTAGGCCTGGGCCTGAGCCTGTAGGTGTTCCTGGGGAGGCAGAGAGCACAAGCGTTCAGGTtaaaataaatggtaaatggactgcacttatatagcgcttttctagtcgtatcaaCCAAAGTGCTTCACACCACAGgccacattcacccattcacacacgcATTCATAAAGCACTTCTTCTATACATACAAAGTTccctctaacacatacacacacattcacactcccACACCGACTGCATCAGTGCCAatctggggttcagtatcttgcccaaggatactttggcacatcaactggaggagctggggatcgaacCAAAGATCTTCCAGTTGGTGGGCGAGCACTCTACCTTCATAGCCGCCACCAGAGTAAGACCTTCATAAAATttcaaatagaaaaaatattgatatttaCGGTAATGTTTCCCAGTCTCTGAACAGTCTGTTGCCCCAGCAGACAGATAGCACTGTAGGTATCCATGGTGGGTTTTGGAAGAGAGGTCACATGATGCTTCAGGGAACACTGCATTGTGAGGGCCTTGTCCAGGGATGTGGAATTATATTTGGAAAAAGTGTCTATGAAGTGCTGGAATCCTCTGAAGGACTCCTGCAATGACATCAGTACAGTGGTATAAGGAGTTATGTTAAATTCTTAATGttggtttttgtctttcagCTGCTGATTAATAAAAATTCTGTGGTGACATTACCTGAAGCTGCTGAGTGGAGTCGTGCAGCCTTGATGACACGGTCTCCTTGACTCCGGTGGTGATCTGAGCCAAACTATTCAGCTGCTCTTTGAGGTCTGAGATGGTTGTGTTGGCCTCACTaagcaactgaaaaaagaaataataaataaataatctgtttttctgtacaGTATTGGATGCTCATGGCCCTTGTCCATCACAAGTAATGTCTAGATTACAGTCAGCCTTAATGTTCTTAAGACATCTCTGTAAATGTTTAAGGGATGTGGTGGACCATCATGTCTGTGCTGTGGATATGCTGCTCTTTCCATACTAAAACAACTTGATGCAGTTTACTGTTGTGCCCTAAGTTTCATTATGGAAGATCAACATCCTACTCATCACTGTGtagtaaatgaaaaatgtaggCTGGTCCTCAGTGGCAACAAAAGGAGAACTACACTCTCTCATTCCAGTTTGAAATGTTTCCAACTAAAGCAGCCTCAGTATATCACATTTCTTCCCTAATTTAAAGCTAGTTCTCCAATACCCCACTAATAAATACTGAGCCACCTAAAACTTTAGTCTCATCTCACTGGATGAACTGAGGATGAACGTTTAGTTCTGTAACTTTTCAGATGtgtcagaatcagaaatactttatttatcctttGTGGGGAATTgttgaaatacaacaaaatagCGTGCAACTATTTCTGGTGCTTGTCCTGTAGGACTGTAGACAAACCTGCTGTAAGGCATCTGCCTCAGCTTTAGCATGGGTTTGTTTCTCCTTCTGCATTTGGAGCTGCTCCTCGAGCTGTTGCACCTGACAGCACCAACAGAGACAGTTACAGGTCATTCAGAACAGGCATCACCATAAACAGTAATGTTAACAGAGGGATGGAGATTATTATTGAtttctgtgattaaaaaaaaaaaaacactggaatgtttttttaacatgtaaagGATGGGCTTTGTTAGAGATCATCCATCATCTCAGAGGCCTCCTCATCCCCATACCTCAGATAGTTACTGATTAGAGAGAACACTTCACAgataaaagacacatttaaaacaaacctTTTAATGAAACAtatctctgtgtgtcttgtATGACAACTGTACGAGTTGTTCTCCAGGCTACccatttctctgtttccagttttaatactaagctaactggctgctacCTGTAACTTCATATGTACCTGGCAGATATAAGAGTGGTATCAAACTATTCCTCTAAAACTTTGCCAGTAAATGCTTTGGACCtacttcctgctgcagattGGCCTCTTGTTGTTCTCTCTCAGACTGCTGCTGCATGTTCTGTTGCTCCTGCTCACTCAGTTTCTCCTGGATGGCTGACATCTGGATTTGGAAGAGAGCACAAATTAACTGACAACATAGAGCTGCTGGTTTAAGTAACTGCTGTTGAATTGTTGTTATCAATGACTGCACCAGTGTACCATCTCCACCTTGTCCTCCAGTTCTGCTCTGAGCTGCTTCTTTTCCTCACTCAGTCCCTCCAGTGTCTCCAGCAGCTGATCTCTCTCCTCACTGAGAGACGTCACTCTGCACAAAAGCTTCTCCATTTCCTCTGTGGAGCTCTGATAGCTGGCTTCCTTCTCAGAGTatagactctctctctctgcttcagtgCTTTCCAGTTTCTCTGTCAAAGTCCTCATCTGTGAGCAGTTAGAAGGACCATTCATTCAAGTGTGTCTTTAACTTCAGCCTAAAACTATGTAGAATCCAAATATCCTATTACAATGGTTATCAGATACAAAATATATAGCAGCTGTGCAATAGATGCTGTTTTATAAACGTAAAGTTATCCTTCACAAACCTCACTCTGTAGTGTTTCCATCTTGTCCTCCAGCTCTTCTCTGAGCCGCTTCTTCTCTTGTCTAAGTCCCTCCAGTGTCTCCAGCAGCTGATCTCTCTCCTCACTGAGAGATGTCACTCTGCACAGcagcttctccatctcctctgtggAGCTCTGGCAGCTGGCTTCCTTCTCAGAGAGCAgattgtctctctctgcttcagtgTTCTCCAGTTTTTCTGTTAGAGTCCTTATCTGTGAAGAATGGAGCCATGAAAGGGTCATCCTGCTCTGAAAGcatgaaaatgtttcataaaaACAATTCTTCCCATTTATAACAAAGTGTTTTAGACACAAACCTGTTGATCTAAAGAGCACCTCTTCTCCTGACTCACTTTCTGAAGATCAGAATTGATCTGCTTCTGTTCATGAAGCTCCTCTTGGACTGACTCTAGAAGCTCTTGTGTTGTGGAAGtcttaaacaaaaaacatcatccGAAGCCAAATTAGGAATTAGGAAAATAAGAATGTGTTAAATTCGCAAAACCCACTGAGacattgtcaaaaaaatgttaagTTGAAATCACATATGATGCCCAGATCCCTCACCATATTCATTTTTTGCTGTAGATCATTTTCCAGCTCATTCCTCTGCTCAGTAACAGTCTGTAGAGATGTACTCAGCTGTGCTATCTGTTGAAGCAGATATGGGCCAATTATTCATTTCTATCTCCTTTTGTTTGACAAACCAAGCACAAGACACAAACTAAGACATTTTTGACAGAGCACAcaacagaaatttaaacaaaactgGAAGAATTTAATATGAACTGCAAAATGTATCATACTGATGGATAAAACCACAGTGCCCCATCACTGCTTGGCTCCAACATACTTATCTGACAAAAATAGACTTGTCATTGCTCTCTGGTGGAAAAACTATGCTACTGAGATAGCTTCTAATAAAGCAACAAATCTGTGCTATCAACTTTTACCAATtgaactttttctcctcttgatGACGATCTGAATGTTGAAAATCGGCAGTGCCGACTCTCCCCATATAGGTATACCTCACTGTGTGGAATGCTGGGATTACTTTTGTGTGAGGCCAGGGAGGCTGTGGCACTGACAAACTGAGCTGATGGCCTGCCATTACTTACAATGACACTTAATGTGAATCATTCACATCTGGCCAATATACAGTCTGCTTAAGTAGGTCAGTACTGGCAGAGATCAAGTAGACTGATGAGAGTTTTTAATCCGACCTGATAAAACTGATGACAGTCTCACATTAGCTTATATGAATGATCTTAATTATGTCCACACAgagaatttcacaaacattaaaTTTGGTGGAAAGAAATAGCACTGGTATTGAACATCAGTACATCAGTATACCTactaaaaatgataatgatgatatcCATCATGGGGGTGTGTCAGTTGAGCTCAAACCCAATAAACATATTAAAGGTCAAAATAACATACAATGAAAGTGTCATTATTGCCATAAAGGAAGATGTTCCTTCcattaatgtgcatgtgtggaagTTGATCCAAATTGGCtttgaatcaaaatgttttatctcaACTGCTATTATACGCACAAAAATACATGCAGTTGTGCAATGGATGCTGAGTGACCAACCTCACTCTGTAGTGCTCCCATCCTGTCCTCTAGCTCTGCCCTGAgctgctccttctcctctctcagtcCCTCCAGTGTCTCCAGCAGCTGATCTCTCTCCTCACCGAGAGACGTCACTTTACAGAGcagcttctccatctcctctgtggAGCTCTGAGTGTTGGCTGTCCTCTCTGACAGcagactgtctctctctgcttgcACACTCTCAAGCTCTGCAGTCAGACTCTGAATCTGCAAGGAAAGACCTAATTGTAATCTAAAATATTGGCAAgaatgtgcaatatctgtatttgaATAAGCTTGTCTTCAAAAATCTGGCCAAAATCTAAAGTTTAGTTGGTAATCACAATCTATTCGAGAGGGAACGGCCAGCATTAGACAGCAGGTTCATTCTGTATCTTCATGTATAAAAGTCCTGCCTGATTTTGAAGTTCTTGTATCTGTATTGTACTCTGTGCATCATTCCCACTGGCTGGTCTGCTCTCCAGCTCTGCCCTCTGACTCCTCAGTATGTTGATCTCATCCTGAAGAACTTTGATCTTCTCCTGAGAGaccctcagctcctcctggtTCTCGATCATCTGAAATATATCATTACCACAAGTTTACAAGTAAAGATAAATGTGATTTATGTACAAATCATTAAAAAGGAGAGAATAaccagggggtggggggtaactTGGCCTGTCTCACTATTAAAAGCTGCAACAGTTTGTTGcttaattgattagtcaatcaAAGGTGTGTGcgcctttccaaatcatgtccaatcaacCAAATTTACCACGAGGGCTCCAATCAAGGTGTAAAACATCTCAGATGTGATCCTGAGAAATGGGAGGTACCTGAACTAAATTTCCAGTGTCAttagtaaagggtctgaatacttatggCAATGtattcagtttttcctttttcataaatttgcaaacatttttcagttttggcTTTGTCATTATAGGGTATCAAGTGTAGATTGGTGAGGGGATGGCTTAGCATATGCCAGCAAattaatgaaatgtcaaaaagtgaaggggtctgaatactttcagACTGCATTGTAATTAAAATCTAAACCGTAAAAGTCCCAATACGTATGTGTAGTAATTAAAAGATAATGAGGGGAGGGAAAACTCACCAGTTCTACATTCTCTTGAAGGTCAAACTTCAACTGGCTCACCTCCTCCTTGGTCTTATCTAGATACTCTTCCAGCTGTTGGATCTGAAATGCAATGGAGAGGTCATTAACATTTTCAATATTATTCAATTTCTTTCTCGCAAGGCCTTTATCCACctgagaaaacagcagaataCATAGGCAACAATATGAAAATCAGTGCAGAAAGATGGACATGATAGAACAGTAGTTTTGTTTGATGCTGTGGGGACAATGAactataaatacaataaaaagtCACTGTTGTAACAAGGAGAATATGTGGATCTTACCTGTAGAAGTCGTTCAGCCTCCTGCTCTTCTTTCAGTGACTGAGGCTcacagctgagctgctgctgcaactcACACTGCATCtacatgacagagagagaacacgAGAGAATGTGACCTCAGTTTGTAGCAGggtttttaaacttttgactTTCTGAATTTTGGTATTTTTCTCCAGTTTCCTGGATTTCTCATCATAAGTTAAGtttgataataaaaacattgtttattagttttttaaaacattttttatatttgaacAGACTTTTGTATAACGGCTGCAGTGAAATGTCAATGAGTTTTGGAGAAAGCATTTTTGTCTCGGTGCAAGTGATAATCTTCAGTGtttgaacacagacacacatgctgaaaATCCCAGGTTTCAGCAGACATTTGTCCTGGGGTAAAGGACCAGATTTTAGCAAAAATGCACAGGAAATACCAGAATCTTAATTTACAGCTTTCAGTCCAGGCTTTTACCATCTCCATCTTTGCCTCCAGCTCTGCTTTAAGCTCCTTCTTTTCCTGTCTCAGTCCCTCCAGTCCCTCCAGCAGCTGATCTCTCTCCTCACAGAGAGACGTCACTCTGCACAGcagcttctccatctcctctgtggAGCTCCGACCACTGTTCTCTTTCTCAAACAACAGGACATCCCTCTCTGCTTGTGCACTTTCAAGCTTATCGGTTAGAAACTTTGtctgtttaaaaagaaatcataCCCAACTACCAGTTAGAATACAGACAATGAAGgatcagttttaaaaatgcCCTTCCTTAACTTTTGAAGTCACCTGCTGCTGTAAGTCTGCTTCCTTCTGCTCATACAGTTTCACCAGATCAGAgttcttttgtttctgctcttGCAGCTCCTCTTGAAGAGAATGTAGAAGACACTGAGACTCTGCAacctaaaatatatatatacacacatttttttcatttatttatttgtttattactAGGTATATTACACATACAGCTTTTGTGAAATATGCTGCAAGAAACAAACCTGTTGTTCTAGCTCAACCTGCTTCTCTCTGCTTATTCTTTCCAGGTCAATGTGTGTTTCATTCAGTTCTCGGAGTTGCTCTTGAAGTGGTTGTAGAAGGTTTTGAGTCTTTGTAGCCTACAAATTAGAGAAACAGTTGCAAATTTTCTATTCACCCACAGAGGAAAGCTCTTGAACATCACAGACGCTGTGATCACACATCCTAAAACACTAACTAATGTCAATGCCAACTAATGTCGTGCAAATAGCTCATAAATATATagtttaatttttcaaaaaGGCTCAGTTATTTCCTTAAACAGCTGCCAACTGTAGGTTTCAGTAAATGTAATTCAGGAGGAAACAGTTAATTTATGGGACTATTTTTGTGTGGATTAATCCATATTGGTGCTCAAGTGTATTCTGCAGCAGTTGATTATAAGTACAGTGCCTGAAGGTCAACAcagcaaaaatcacaaaacaacattcagaaaaaacaacatttcacaaaacgGAAAGGGTAGGGACAACAGTTCTtctttgtgattggacagaatcCCTGTGAATTCAGAGTTTatccagtgatgtgttcagTGGGTGACAGAATTGAGCATAAGGATTCGACAGAATGATcttagagagagaaaattagtGTATAGGCTATACAGTGAGGGTACGTTTTACTACGTTCCTACGTTTTCGATTAATTTGTGCGCACAATATAAGTTTATAGTCCATACAGAGAGCCATTACAACATTCTGGCTTTCTcacactttatctgtgtgtctatactatactgtataaatatatatatagagagagcaTTAATATGAAGGCCAGTTTCCCATGCGcacgccctctctctctctctccagctgcagcagtttagcGAGGtatagacacacagataaagtgtgAGAGCCCCAGTCTGTTGTAATGGCTCTCTGTATAGACTATACTACGTGCgcacaaattaatcaaaacataGGAACATCATAAAACGTACCCTGGCTTTATAGCCTCTACTACTCTCTATGATCATTCTGTCGATCCTTATGCTCCTAATCCTTATCAGCCACCAACCgtgaacacatcactggataaactctgaattgaattgaaattctgtccaatcacaaagaAGAACTGTTGTCCCTACCCTTTCcgttttgtgaaatgttgtgttttctgacttgTCGTTGTGCATAGACCTTAAGGGCCACTGTAATAAAGGGACTGAATCAACATAAACTACATTGTGTTCATGGTATCAAAGGAACACATCAGTGTACAACGGCAACAGTGtagctcactgatgtgtttttaacagtttttgaacAACAGAGATCTGTAGCACAGGATAACATATATCAGTCTTTTTCTTGATTTTGTTGACAAGATGTAGGAAGCCAGGTCAAATTTTATCTATATAGCCCAATATCATAAATCTGCCTGAAAGGGCTTTATAATCTGTACAGTATTACAACACCCTCTGTCCTAAGACCCTCAAACTGGACAAGTCacaaatattaaacaatgtTAACGTACCATCATTCTGTCCTCCAGTTCTGCCCTGAGCTGCTCCTTCTCTTGTGTCAGTCCCTCCAGTGTCTCCAGCAGCTGATCTCTCTCCTCACAGAGAGACGTCACTTTACAGAGcagcttctccatctcctctgtggAGCTCTGAGTGTTGGCTGTCCTCTCTGACAGcagactgtctctctctgcttgcACACATCCAAGCTCCTCAGTCAAAGTCTTAATCTGTAAAGTGTGAGAATAACTGCTCTGTGAgtgcattttttcctttttagtcAAGATTtgattttgtaatttaaaaagttttctgATGCATCAAGAGTCTCTTACATGTGTTTGTAGTGCCTCCAGCTGTGCACTCATCTCAGTGACAGTACCATCCTGTTTGGATGTTTGTACAGTCTCCAACTGTCTGATCTGCTCCTTCTGTTCACGGTTCTTCTCCAGAGCTGTCCGCAGCTCTTCTTGATTCTCAATCatctgtttgattaaaaaaaatcttttgggCAAAGTCATgcagagacaaaagacaaatgGCAGAAGCCTAGAACAGCTGACGGAAgtgaatgcattttaaaatttgGACTGGCATAGCAGTCACATGATAACTGACCATCTCCACATTTTCCTGTAGGTCCAGCTTGAGTTGGTCCCTCTCAGCACTAAGAGAGGCCACAGTGGAGAGCAGCTTCTCTATCTCTTCTGCAGAGCTCTGAGCGCTGGCCATCAGGAGAGTCTCTTTCTCACCTTGGATACTCTGCGATACACTGCGCATCTGTTTACATTGACACGGAAGGATTAGTTAAGCTAGTTTAGctagaacaaaacaaaaataatagcCTTTACACACTGGTggctttttttgtgtgattaATTTGCAcatcaatatattttttcaaacCTGTTTTTGTCATATATTCTTTCACACAGAACATG from Lates calcarifer isolate ASB-BC8 linkage group LG7_1, TLL_Latcal_v3, whole genome shotgun sequence carries:
- the cenpe gene encoding centromere-associated protein E; translation: MTEESAVKVCVRVRPLIAREESTSSESAEPVQLFWKADKKSIHQIDDGNSTKSFSFDRVFTAEETTSQLYQGIAKPLVVSTVEGYNGTIFAYGQTSSGKTFTMMGSDHIPGVIPLAVEDVFQTIKNCPKKEFLLRVSYMEIYNETVTDLLVDSWKRKPLEVRETINKNIYVADLTEELVTSPAQALAWIRKGEKNRHYGKTKMNQRSSRSHTIFRMILESRERSDPASGENADGAIIVSHLNLVDLAGSERASQTGAEGTRFKEGCNINRSLFTLGQVIKKLTDESQKGFTNYRDSKLTRILQNSLGGNAKTVIICTITPVTLDETLSTLQFASTAKKMKNDPHVTEVSDDGALLKRYRNEIVDLKRRLQEVSSVTQTTATEKEVLSQLLQEKDQLQREQEDRIKNLTKLLVTSSNLVPFKKMPKRRVTWGGKMLRLARPSACDGSSDLSFADPFIRKRKADRSCLMELGEDDEDFDTHWEIPDEPSDEMEISQSSVTVRSFGDSPKDFVSPDRMRELSGKVSNLELQLEMESQQKEEAMTKVETLNRRVAELQLQLQTESQQIQEALKKIQTAEQRATELELQQQTEAQQKLDAMEKVEMLQLRVADLERQLEEQSHGQTETEQMRREFAETIQLCETLASEKDMVVTERDYLKQELGMFIEQTKSLEKEKTALSQELEEKREMDEFKSLEEEFRKEQESELQNEISSLKKAIESSELQYQELQAKLETLSEELKKKTEFAEELQNMNGKDLVQEVAKLRRSLDDAEGVSRDTKKEWAFLRSQNITLEEMNMTLTAKFEKMEAEVNSLRFQLETEKSRYKKMQSDLQKELNVAFDENTKLTALLDGKVPKNLIDCVELERTVANLNKELAASCKAEGALRAQLEELASFQTLPDKVDNLMKQVCELTEELCTVQTQRDSLISAQAQYQEEAQQLRSSLQTSQDEILKIQADLTAAALRENELSQQCADVTQQLDSLRTDLESSDAERSHLMASIQEIRLKLEESEQHRASLVEKVNVMQQLMEDLEEKLADSEVSRTTEEEISKELQEQLNQLTEELQSVRAEKEALLSEPNAGAQSSAEEIERLLSTVTSLTAERDQLRMDHAAKMRSVSQSIQGEKETLLMASAQSSAEEIEKLLSTVASLSAERDQLKLDLQENVEMMIENQEELRTALEKNREQKEQIRQLETVQTSKQDGTVTEMSAQLEALQTHIKTLTEELGCVQAERDSLLSERTANTQSSTEEMEKLLCKVTSLCEERDQLLETLEGLTQEKEQLRAELEDRMMATKTQNLLQPLQEQLRELNETHIDLERISREKQVELEQQVAESQCLLHSLQEELQEQKQKNSDLVKLYEQKEADLQQQTKFLTDKLESAQAERDVLLFEKENSGRSSTEEMEKLLCRVTSLCEERDQLLEGLEGLRQEKKELKAELEAKMEMMQCELQQQLSCEPQSLKEEQEAERLLQIQQLEEYLDKTKEEVSQLKFDLQENVELMIENQEELRVSQEKIKVLQDEINILRSQRAELESRPASGNDAQSTIQIQELQNQIQSLTAELESVQAERDSLLSERTANTQSSTEEMEKLLCKVTSLGEERDQLLETLEGLREEKEQLRAELEDRMGALQSEIAQLSTSLQTVTEQRNELENDLQQKMNMTSTTQELLESVQEELHEQKQINSDLQKVSQEKRCSLDQQIRTLTEKLENTEAERDNLLSEKEASCQSSTEEMEKLLCRVTSLSEERDQLLETLEGLRQEKKRLREELEDKMETLQSEMRTLTEKLESTEAERESLYSEKEASYQSSTEEMEKLLCRVTSLSEERDQLLETLEGLSEEKKQLRAELEDKVEMMSAIQEKLSEQEQQNMQQQSEREQQEANLQQEVQQLEEQLQMQKEKQTHAKAEADALQQLLSEANTTISDLKEQLNSLAQITTGVKETVSSRLHDSTQQLQESFRGFQHFIDTFSKYNSTSLDKALTMQCSLKHHVTSLPKPTMDTYSAICLLGQQTVQRLGNITEHLQAQAQAYRNLFEELVKKDLTVFEERRLQDVLLCRAQAPSYSVKYEDFHTLWEHRLTELLDKRQLYQQKMASILEKLWANMASYPSELSAEIREREKFKEQLQAVLTTQPINFSRLDSILKCELDRRSAVNSRKVTLQSGLFEELKLLKAHADSQLREEKSKSSTLLQGLEGAPLKTELSLLKDNQQLVLQLQQTEEKVKALFEQNEQLKEAQIKANNRVSNHKQATQLLQTELQDSRAQIEEKDTTIQTLRSKLRESEKNASPSAAELEKLQTKLFKMEVELRSATDKHQQDIQRMTTVLNEKEDSLRKLRETLRRSQQQGEESFLQGEDLHAKLTNPRGLVIKSSILLEKTKLEEEVRQLQLKITELEGLVSTQQAEINKWKSRAIKMKAKSKAEVDRPSSPCTPIKRGLPMTSDCSNFLSSPKKILDSPRKLLGSPKVSLLDSPKSRFFDVGGSSELLSRTCPKQFFDNSSLGTIPEVSHVPDAQDAEKGLGLSAEQALSSKQENLLCDADAGAGASAARKEEWWPQSPKQEDMCKTQ